One Rosa chinensis cultivar Old Blush chromosome 5, RchiOBHm-V2, whole genome shotgun sequence genomic region harbors:
- the LOC112202316 gene encoding scarecrow-like protein 33 isoform X1 — MDPRFSEFPSFNDQTLLPDMLSEYPSSDPSQDLSFLDPNPSNSSSSFSPEGDDSEFSDSVLKYINQVLIKEEMQSKPCMFHDPLALQATEESLHEIIGGGKNPTSQHLNPLCVDQNVYGNGNGNGMLGSYRSELIVPDMLSKSELLLQFNLGAEEGSKFLPRGQLISAEGNKPYAVADRKAGDVVVPTQKNGSEHFRVGSRGKKNHQREDIDLEDGRSNKQSAVYMDGEEGELSHIFDKVLLSKPIKSKDDQVSQNGANNSPQQDGLSVGIGNGKVCGKNQGNKKEVIDLRALLISCAEAVSVDDRETASELLKQIMQHSSPFGDCTQRLAHCFANALEARLAGTEPQIYTALTTKRMSAADSLKFYQAYIAVCPFMKLLMIFANDMILKAAEKAETLHIIDFGIRYGFQWPALIHCLSRRPGGPPKLRITGLEFPSSGFRPEEGVQETGHRLAKYCRRFNVPFEYYGIAKKWETLQFDDLRVQRNEVLAVNCLNRFKYLLDETVVVNSPRDTVLNLIRNLNPDVFVQSVVNGSHHAPFFVPRFREALFHFSALFDMLDTNLPREDQMRLGFEKEFIGREVVNIVACEGFQRIVRPETYKQWQIRNMRAGFRQLPLDREVMNKIKDKVKMGYHPSFVVDEDGHWMLHEWKGRILYASACWAHSRT; from the coding sequence ATGGATCCACGTTTCTCTGAATTTCCCAGTTTCAATGATCAAACCCTTTTGCCTGATATGTTGAGTGAGTACCCAAGTAGTGATCCTTCTCAAGATCTTAGCTTTTTGGACCCAAATCCCAGTAACTCTTCATCAAGCTTTAGCCCTGAGGGAGATGATAGTGAGTTTTCTGACAGTGTCCTCAAGTACATAAACCAGGTGCTTATTAAGGAGGAAATGCAATCAAAACCCTGTATGTTCCATGACCCTTTGGCTCTTCAAGCCACTGAGGAGTCTCTTCATGAGATTATTGGAGGAGGGAAAAACCCAACTTCCCAACACCTAAACCCTCTTTGTGTTGATCAAAATGTGTATGGAAATGGGAATGGGAATGGGATGCTGGGTTCTTATAGGAGTGAGCTAATTGTTCCTGATATGCTTAGTAAGAGTGAATTGTTATTGCAATTTAACCTAGGGGCAGAGGAGGGTAGTAAGTTTCTTCCTAGAGGTCAATTGATTAGTGCAGAGGGCAACAAGCCGTATGCTGTGGCAGATAGAAAGGCTGGAGATGTGGTAGTCCCGACCCAGAAGAATGGGAGTGAGCATTTTCGTGTTGGTTCTAGAGGAAAGAAAAATCATCAAAGGGAAGATATAGATTTGGAGGATGGGAGGAGTAACAAGCAATCGGCGGTTTATATGGATGGTGAGGAGGGTGAGCTGTCTCATATTTTTGACAAGGTGTTGCTCTCCAAGCCTATCAAGAGTAAAGACGATCAAGTCAGTCAGAATGGAGCAAACAATAGCCCGCAGCAGGATGGGCTATCTGTTGGAATTGGTAATGGGAAGGTTTGTGGCAAGAATCAAGGCAACAAGAAGGAAGTGATAGATTTGAGGGCTCTTCTGATTTCATGTGCAGAAGCTGTATCTGTTGATGACCGCGAGACTGCTAGTGAGCTACTAAAGCAGATTATGCAGCACTCTTCCCCATTTGGTGATTGTACTCAGAGGTTGGCTCATTGCTTTGCAAATGCTCTTGAAGCGCGGTTGGCTGGCACAGAACCTCAAATATATACTGCTTTAACTACTAAACGAATGTCAGCTGCTGATTCGCTGAAGTTTTACCAAGCTTATATTGCAGTCTGCCCGTTCATGAAGTTGTTGATGATCTTTGCAAACGATATGATTTTAAAAGCTGCTGAGAAAGCAGAAACACTACATATAATAGATTTTGGTATCCGTTATGGTTTTCAATGGCCAGCTCTCATTCATTGCCTCTCAAGAAGACCTGGTGGACCTCCGAAATTACGCATTACAGGGTTAGAGTTTCCCTCAAGTGGTTTTCGACCAGAAGAAGGAGTCCAAGAGACAGGGCATCGCTTGGCAAAGTATTGTAGGCGATTTAATGTTCCTTTTGAGTACTATGGCATAGCCAAAAAATGGGAAACTCTCCAATTTGATGACCTTAGAGTTCAAAGAAATGAGGTGCTTGCTGTTAATTGTCTCAACCGATTCAAGTACCTCCTTGATGAGACTGTTGTGGTAAACAGTCCACGGGATACTGTTCTAAATTTAATTAGGAATTTGAATCCTGATGTCTTTGTCCAGAGTGTTGTTAATGGATCCCATCATGCACCCTTCTTTGTTCCACGCTTCCGAGAGGCACTATTCCACTTCTCTGCATTGTTTGATATGTTGGATACCAATTTGCCTCGTGAAGATCAGATGAGATTGGGGTTTGAGAAAGAGTTTATTGGACGTGAAGTTGTGAATATAGTAGCTTGTGAGGGCTTTCAAAGAATTGTTAGGCCAGAAACATACAAGCAGTGGCAGATTCGAAACATGAGGGCTGGGTTCAGACAGCTGCCATTGGACCGTGAAGTCATGAACAAAATAAAGGATAAGGTAAAAATGGGGTACCACCCTTCTTTTGTGGTTGATGAAGATGGCCACTGGATGCTGCATGAATGGAAGGGCAGAATTCTGTATGCTTCCGCCTGTTGGGCACATTCTAGGACTTGA
- the LOC112202315 gene encoding scarecrow-like protein 14, with protein MDPRFSEFPNFNDQTLLPDMLNEYPSSDPFEDLSFSDPNRSNSSLSSSFSAEGDDCEFSDCVLKYINQVLMEEDMESKPCMFHDPLALQATEESLYEVIGGGKYPISQDQNPLCVDQNVESPDGGYSSGSFTDSSSSPGPSVNSCPVTAQFVETSSSILEIPIPENFVFQSPSRARSQLSSSRYGNGNEMVGSYRSELMVPDVLSKNELLVQFNLGAEEGRKFLPRGQLISVEGNKMYAVVNKKAGDAVVTTQKNGSEQFHVGSRGKKNHQREDIVLEDGRSNKQPAVYMDDEEGELSDIFDKVLLCKPLESKDDEASQNGANIGLQQDVQSVGIGNGKGRGMIHGNKKEVIDLRALLILCAQAVSVDDRETASELLKQIMQHSSPFGDCAQRLAHCFANALEARLAGTGTQIYTALSTKRMSAADMLKYYQAYITACPLNKMSLIFANDMILKAAEKAETLHIIDFGILYGFQWPALIHCLSRRPGGPPKLRITGVELPLSGFRPEERVQETGHHLAKYCRRFNVPFEYYAIAKKWDTVQFDDLKVQRNEVLAVNCVCRFKNLLDETVVVNSPRDTVLKLIRKLNPDVFVQSVVNGSHHAPFFVPRFREALFHFSAYFDMLDTNLPREDQMRLGFEKEFIGREVVNIVACEGFQRIVRPETYKQWQIRNLRAGFRQLPLDREVMNKIKDKVKMGYHPYFVVDEDGHWMLQGWKGRILYASACWAPSRT; from the coding sequence ATGGATCCACGTTTCTCTGAATTTCCCAATTTCAATGATCAAACCCTTTTGCCCGATATGTTGAATGAGTACCCAAGTAGTGACCCTTTTGAAGATCTCAGCTTTTCGGACCCAAACCGCAGTAACTCTTCTCTGTCGTCGAGCTTTAGCGCTGAGGGAGATGATTGTGAGTTTTCTGATTGTGTGCTCAAGTACATAAACCAGGTGCTTATGGAGGAGGACATGGAGTCAAAGCCATGTATGTTCCATGACCCTTTGGCTCTTCAAGCCACTGAGGAGTCTCTTTATGAGGTTATTGGGGGAGGGAAGTACCCAATTTCCCAAGACCAAAACCCTCTTTGTGTTGATCAAAATGTTGAGAGCCCAGATGGTGGTTATTCTTCTGGAAGTTTCACTGATTCCAGCTCTAGTCCTGGTCCTTCCGTTAACTCTTGCCCAGTCACTGCCCAGTTTGTAGAGACTAGCAGCTCTATATTGGAAATCCCTATTCCTGAAAACTTTGTTTTCCAGTCCCCTTCCAGGGCTAGGTCTCAATTGTCGTCGAGTAGGTATGGAAATGGGAATGAGATGGTGGGTTCTTATAGGAGTGAGCTTATGGTTCCTGATGTACTTAGTAAGAATGAATTGTTAGTGCAGTTTAACCTAGGGGCAGAGGAGGGTAGGAAGTTTCTTCCTAGAGGTCAATTGATTAGTGTGGAGGGCAACAAGATGTATGCTGTGGTGAATAAAAAGGCTGGAGATGCGGTAGTAACAACGCAGAAGAATGGGAGTGAGCAATTTCATGTTGGTTCAAGAGGAAAAAAGAATCATCAAAGGGAAGATATAGTTTTGGAGGATGGGAGGAGTAACAAGCAACCAGCAGTTTATATGGACGATGAGGAGGGTGAGCTGTCTGATATTTTTGACAAGGTGTTGCTCTGTAAGCCTTTGGAGAGTAAAGACGATGAAGCCAGTCAGAATGGAGCAAACATTGGCCTGCAGCAGGATGTGCAATCTGTTGGAATTGGTAATGGGAAGGGTCGCGGCATGATTCACGGCAACAAGAAGGAAGTGATAGATTTGAGGGCTCTTCTGATTTTATGTGCACAAGCTGTTTCTGTTGATGATCGCGAGACTGCTAGTGAGCTACTAAAGCAGATTATGCAGCACTCTTCCCCATTTGGTGATTGTGCTCAGAGGTTGGCTCATTGCTTTGCAAATGCTCTTGAAGCGAGGTTGGCTGGCACTGGAACTCAAATATATACTGCTTTATCTACTAAACGAATGTCAGCTGCTGATATGCTGAAGTATTACCAAGCTTATATTACAGCCTGCCCGTTGAATAAGATGTCCTTGATCTTTGCAAACGATATGATTTTAAAAGCTGCTGAGAAAGCAGAAACACTACATATAATAGATTTTGGTATCCTTTATGGTTTTCAATGGCCTGCTCTCATTCATTGCCTCTCAAGAAGACCTGGTGGACCTCCCAAATTACGTATTACAGGGGTAGAGCTTCCCTTAAGTGGTTTTCGACCAGAAGAAAGAGTCCAAGAGACGGGGCATCACTTGGCAAAGTATTGTAGGCGATTTAATGTTCCTTTTGAGTACTATGCCATAGCCAAAAAATGGGATACTGTCCAATTTGATGACCTCAAAGTTCAAAGAAATGAGGTGCTTGCTGTTAATTGTGTCTGCCGGTTTAAGAACCTCCTTGATGAGACAGTTGTGGTAAACAGTCCAAGGGATACTGTTCTAAAATTAATTAGGAAGTTGAATCCTGATGTCTTTGTCCAGAGTGTTGTTAATGGATCCCATCATGCACCCTTCTTTGTTCCACGCTTCCGAGAGGCACTATTCCACTTCTCTGCATATTTTGATATGTTGGATACCAATTTGCCTCGTGAAGATCAGATGAGATTGGGGTTTGAGAAAGAGTTTATTGGACGTGAAGTTGTGAATATAGTAGCTTGTGAGGGCTTTCAAAGAATTGTTAGGCCAGAAACATACAAGCAGTGGCAGATTCGAAACTTGAGGGCTGGGTTCAGACAGCTGCCATTGGACCGTGAAGTCATGAACAAAATAAAGGATAAGGTAAAAATGGGGTATCACccttattttgttgttgatgaagATGGCCACTGGATGCTGCAGGGATGGAAGGGCAGAATTCTGTATGCTTCTGCCTGTTGGGCACCTTCTAGGACTTGA
- the LOC112202316 gene encoding scarecrow-like protein 14 isoform X2 translates to MLSEYPSSDPSQDLSFLDPNPSNSSSSFSPEGDDSEFSDSVLKYINQVLIKEEMQSKPCMFHDPLALQATEESLHEIIGGGKNPTSQHLNPLCVDQNVYGNGNGNGMLGSYRSELIVPDMLSKSELLLQFNLGAEEGSKFLPRGQLISAEGNKPYAVADRKAGDVVVPTQKNGSEHFRVGSRGKKNHQREDIDLEDGRSNKQSAVYMDGEEGELSHIFDKVLLSKPIKSKDDQVSQNGANNSPQQDGLSVGIGNGKVCGKNQGNKKEVIDLRALLISCAEAVSVDDRETASELLKQIMQHSSPFGDCTQRLAHCFANALEARLAGTEPQIYTALTTKRMSAADSLKFYQAYIAVCPFMKLLMIFANDMILKAAEKAETLHIIDFGIRYGFQWPALIHCLSRRPGGPPKLRITGLEFPSSGFRPEEGVQETGHRLAKYCRRFNVPFEYYGIAKKWETLQFDDLRVQRNEVLAVNCLNRFKYLLDETVVVNSPRDTVLNLIRNLNPDVFVQSVVNGSHHAPFFVPRFREALFHFSALFDMLDTNLPREDQMRLGFEKEFIGREVVNIVACEGFQRIVRPETYKQWQIRNMRAGFRQLPLDREVMNKIKDKVKMGYHPSFVVDEDGHWMLHEWKGRILYASACWAHSRT, encoded by the coding sequence ATGTTGAGTGAGTACCCAAGTAGTGATCCTTCTCAAGATCTTAGCTTTTTGGACCCAAATCCCAGTAACTCTTCATCAAGCTTTAGCCCTGAGGGAGATGATAGTGAGTTTTCTGACAGTGTCCTCAAGTACATAAACCAGGTGCTTATTAAGGAGGAAATGCAATCAAAACCCTGTATGTTCCATGACCCTTTGGCTCTTCAAGCCACTGAGGAGTCTCTTCATGAGATTATTGGAGGAGGGAAAAACCCAACTTCCCAACACCTAAACCCTCTTTGTGTTGATCAAAATGTGTATGGAAATGGGAATGGGAATGGGATGCTGGGTTCTTATAGGAGTGAGCTAATTGTTCCTGATATGCTTAGTAAGAGTGAATTGTTATTGCAATTTAACCTAGGGGCAGAGGAGGGTAGTAAGTTTCTTCCTAGAGGTCAATTGATTAGTGCAGAGGGCAACAAGCCGTATGCTGTGGCAGATAGAAAGGCTGGAGATGTGGTAGTCCCGACCCAGAAGAATGGGAGTGAGCATTTTCGTGTTGGTTCTAGAGGAAAGAAAAATCATCAAAGGGAAGATATAGATTTGGAGGATGGGAGGAGTAACAAGCAATCGGCGGTTTATATGGATGGTGAGGAGGGTGAGCTGTCTCATATTTTTGACAAGGTGTTGCTCTCCAAGCCTATCAAGAGTAAAGACGATCAAGTCAGTCAGAATGGAGCAAACAATAGCCCGCAGCAGGATGGGCTATCTGTTGGAATTGGTAATGGGAAGGTTTGTGGCAAGAATCAAGGCAACAAGAAGGAAGTGATAGATTTGAGGGCTCTTCTGATTTCATGTGCAGAAGCTGTATCTGTTGATGACCGCGAGACTGCTAGTGAGCTACTAAAGCAGATTATGCAGCACTCTTCCCCATTTGGTGATTGTACTCAGAGGTTGGCTCATTGCTTTGCAAATGCTCTTGAAGCGCGGTTGGCTGGCACAGAACCTCAAATATATACTGCTTTAACTACTAAACGAATGTCAGCTGCTGATTCGCTGAAGTTTTACCAAGCTTATATTGCAGTCTGCCCGTTCATGAAGTTGTTGATGATCTTTGCAAACGATATGATTTTAAAAGCTGCTGAGAAAGCAGAAACACTACATATAATAGATTTTGGTATCCGTTATGGTTTTCAATGGCCAGCTCTCATTCATTGCCTCTCAAGAAGACCTGGTGGACCTCCGAAATTACGCATTACAGGGTTAGAGTTTCCCTCAAGTGGTTTTCGACCAGAAGAAGGAGTCCAAGAGACAGGGCATCGCTTGGCAAAGTATTGTAGGCGATTTAATGTTCCTTTTGAGTACTATGGCATAGCCAAAAAATGGGAAACTCTCCAATTTGATGACCTTAGAGTTCAAAGAAATGAGGTGCTTGCTGTTAATTGTCTCAACCGATTCAAGTACCTCCTTGATGAGACTGTTGTGGTAAACAGTCCACGGGATACTGTTCTAAATTTAATTAGGAATTTGAATCCTGATGTCTTTGTCCAGAGTGTTGTTAATGGATCCCATCATGCACCCTTCTTTGTTCCACGCTTCCGAGAGGCACTATTCCACTTCTCTGCATTGTTTGATATGTTGGATACCAATTTGCCTCGTGAAGATCAGATGAGATTGGGGTTTGAGAAAGAGTTTATTGGACGTGAAGTTGTGAATATAGTAGCTTGTGAGGGCTTTCAAAGAATTGTTAGGCCAGAAACATACAAGCAGTGGCAGATTCGAAACATGAGGGCTGGGTTCAGACAGCTGCCATTGGACCGTGAAGTCATGAACAAAATAAAGGATAAGGTAAAAATGGGGTACCACCCTTCTTTTGTGGTTGATGAAGATGGCCACTGGATGCTGCATGAATGGAAGGGCAGAATTCTGTATGCTTCCGCCTGTTGGGCACATTCTAGGACTTGA